The Streptomyces sp. ICC1 DNA window AGAGCCGTGCGAGAGGCGCGTCAGAAGGAGAAGTTCTGCGGGTGGCGGCGTGCGCGCATGCACGCCCCGAGCGCGGCACGGCAGCCGCCACCCCACGACCCGCACTCGTCAAGGCAGGACCCTTGGCGTCCCCTCGCGACGAATCGCTCAGGACAAGGGTGATCACTCATTGACGAACCGTCAACACCTCGTTAGAGGTACACGTGCGGTTCCCGGATCGAGTTGTGGATCGGGTCGTGGTTCGCGGCGTGCATCGGGGGGCGGGTCGGGAGCCCCGCCGGGGTGTGCGCCGGAGCCCGGTCCGGGGCCTCGGCCGGGGTCCGGTCCCGCGGCCCCTGGGACGCCAGGTCCGCCGCCGCCTTCTCCGCGCGGTCGACCTCGCACCAGATCCGCTTCCCGGCGCCCTCGGGCTGCCAGCCCCAGCGGTCCGCCAGCCCGTCCACCAGCTCCAGGCCGCGGCCGCCCGTGTCGTCCCCGGCGGCCTGGCGCCGGGCCGGCGCCCGGCCGCTCGCGTCGGCGACCTCGACGCGGACCCCGGGCTCCCCGAACAGCATGCGCAGTACGGCCGGACAGCCGGTGTGCACCACGGCGTTGGTGACCAGCTCGGAGATCAGCAGGATCAGCGTCTCGGCGAGCGGCTCGTCATCCTCTATGCCGGACCAGGCCAGCCGCGAGCGGGCCCACCGCCGGGCCCGGCCGACCTCGGCGGGGTCCGGACCTACCTCCAGCTGCACCTGAAGCACCTGCACCGCTCACACCATCCGAACCGGCGGACACTTCGCCTCGCGACAGGACGGGGTCACCGAGCGTGACCCCCTTGGGGAGCAGCATGGTTGACATACAGTCACCACAACAAGCGCTTCGGGCATATTCCAGCGTGAAGGAGTAAGCGTGGTGCATACTGTGCGGCGCCCGCGCCGCTCAACCGCCTGCATTCCCGGGAGCGTACCGGAGCGGTCCCCCGTCTCCGGGCCGCAAAGGGTCGGGCGAAGGACACAAACCGATATCAACTCTCCGTAATCGGACACGCGTCCCGCGCCGTCCCTCCCGTGCCCATCCGTCACAGCGAGCGAGCGCACGGACGAGCCCTTACGCGCCGGCTTCCCCGCCGGGCTTCCCCGCCCGGCTTCCCCACCGGGCTACCCCGGCGTCGCCTCCGCGAGCAGTGCCTCCGCGAGCAGCTCCGCCGCCAGCACCTCCTCCGCCTGCGCCGCCGTGCGCCACTGCTCCGCCCGCACCCACGCCCGCTTCAGGTGCAGGTGTACGTCCGCCTCCCAGGTGAAGCCCATCCCGCCGTGCACCTGCAGGCAGTCCCGCGCGTTGCGCACGGCCGCCGCGTCGGCCAGCAGCTTGGCCGCGGCCGCCTCGCCCGCGTCGCCCGTCACCGCGGCCGCGTAGACCGCCGTACGGGCCACCTCGGCCCGCACCAGCATCTGCGCGCACAGGTGCTTGACCGCCTGGAACCCCCCGATCGGCTGCCCGAACTGCTCGCGCTCGCCCGCGTACCGGACCGCCAGCTCCACCGTGCGCAGCGCGCTGCCGAGTTGGAGGGCCGCCGTCAGCAGGGCCCCCTCGTCGCGGAAGCCGGCGCGGGCGGCGTCCGCCCGTGGGTCCCGCGGCAGGCTGACCCGTGCCAGCGGTGTCAGCGGATCCGCCGAGCGGACCGGCTCCCCGGCCGGGAGGCCGGGGAGCCCGAGCACCGCGTCCGACTCGCCGAGGTGGGCCACCAGCGCCCCGTCCAGGTCGAGGGCCGTCACCACCGCCTCGCCCTCCGCGGCCCCGGCGACGGCCCCGGCGGCCAGGTGGGTGGCGACCAGCGGTCCCGGCAGGAGCGCCCGCCCGGCCTCCTCGAAGACGAGGACCGCCTCCGGCAGACCGAGTCCGACCCCGCCCTCCTTCTCCGGGAGGCGCAGCGCGAAGAACCCGGCCGCGCCGAGCTCCCGCCACAGCGACCGGTCCACGGACCGGCCGGTCCGCGCCGCCCGGTCCACCGAGGCGCGCAGTTCCTCGCGCCCGTACCGCCCCTCCAGGAGGTCCCGTACGCCTGCCCGCAGGTCCCGCTGGTCCTGCGTCGGCTGGAAGTCCACGGAACGCTCACCTGCCCTTCGGAAGGCCGAGGATCCGCTCGGCGACGATGTTCTGCTGGATCTGCGAGGTGCCCGCCGCGATGGTGTACGAGAGCGAGGAGAGGCGGTCCAGGGTCCATTCCTCCTCCAGGGACAGGGACTCGGCCCCCAGCACCTCGGCGGCGGTGTCGTACAGCTCCTGGCGCGCGTGCGAGTACGCCAGCTTGAAGACGCTGCCGCCGATGCCGGGGACCCCTCCGGAGCGCTCGGACTCGCTGACGTTCCACTGCGTGAGCCGCCACAGGGCGCCGAACTCCCCGTACAGCCGACCCAGCCGGCGGCGCAGGACCGGGTCGTCCCAGCGGCCGTTCGCCTTGGCGGTGCGCGCCAGTTCGCCCAGGGTGCGCCGGCAGGCGACGACCTCGCCCACGAAGGCGGTGCCGCGCTCGAAGGACAGGGTCACCATCGTGACCCGCCAGCCGTCGTTCTCCGCGCCGACCCGGTTGGCGACCGGGACCCGCACCTCGTCGAGGAACATCTCGGCGAACTCGGTGGACCCGGCGAGCGTGCGCAGCGGCCGCACGGTCACCCCCGGCGCGTCCATGGGCATGGCGAGCCAGGAGATCCCCCGGTGCTTGGGGACGTCCTCGCTGACGGGCCGTGTGCGCACCAGCAGCTCGCACCAGTCCGCGACCTCCGCGTGCGAGGTCCAGATCTTCGACCCGGTGATCACGTACTCGTCGCCGTCGCGGACGGCGCGGGTGCGCAGCGAGGCCAGGTCGGAGCCGGCGTCCGGCTCGCTGAAGCCCTGGCACCACATCTCGTCGCCGCGCAGTACGGGCGGCAGCCAGCGCGCCCGCTGCTCGGCGGTGCCCTCGGCGGCGACGGTCGGGCCCGCGTGCAACAGCCCGACGAAGTTCGCGCCGACGTACGGGGCTCCCGCGCGCTCCGTCTCCTCCAGGAAGATCAGGTGCTGGGTGGGGGTGGCCCCGCGGCCGCCCGCGTCGACCGGCCAGTGCAGGCCGGCGTACCCCGCGTCGTACAGCAGGCGCTGCCAGCCCGCGTCGTAGGTGCGCCGGCCGGGCCAGTCGTCGGGCGAGGGCCGGGGCGGCAGCTGGGGGAGCACCTCGGCGAGCCAGGCGCGCAGCCGGGCCCTGAATTCCTGCTCCTCCTCGGTGTGGGTGAGGTCCACCGCGCCTACCTGCCCGTCCGCCGGTCCTTGTCGAAATCGAGGCCGAGCATGCGGATGGCGTTGCCGCGCATCAGCTTGTAGACGGTCTCCTCGTCCAGTCCCTTGACGTGGTCGAGGGCGACCTCCTTGGTGTGCGGGAAGGTCGAGTCGACGTGCGGGTAGTCGGTCTCGAAGGTGGCGTTGTCGCGTCCGACGACGTCGAGCGAGGCGATGCCGTGCTTGTCGCGGAAGAAGCAGCAGAACATCTGCCGGTAGTAGTAGGTGGAGGGCGGCTCGGGGATCAGGTCCTTGACGCCGCCCCAGGCGCGGTGCTCCTGCCAGACGTCGTCGGCGCGCTCCAGGGCGTACGGGATCCAGCCCATCTGGCCCTCGCTGTAGGCCAGTTTCAGCGTGGGGAACTTGACCAGGACGCCGCTGAAGAGGAAGTCCATCATCGAGGCCATGGCGTTGTTGAAGCTGAGGGCGGCCTGGACGGCGGGCGGTGCGTCGGGGGAGGCGGCGGGCATCTGGGAGCTGGAGCCGATGTGCATGTTGACGACGGTGCCGGTCTCCTGGCAGACGGCGAAGAAGGGGTCCCAGTAGCCGGAGTGGATGGACGGCAGGCCCAGGTGGGTGGGGATCTCGGAGAAGGTCACGGCGCGGACCCCGCGGGCGGCGTTGCGGCGGATCTCCACGACGGCCAGGTCGATGTCCCAGAGCGGGATGATGCACAGCGGGATGAGGCGGCCGCCGCTGTCGCCGCACCACTCCTCGACCATCCAGTCGTTGTAGGCGCGCACGCAGGCCAGGGCGACCTCCTTGTCGTGCGCCTCGGCGAAGGTCTGCCCGCAGAAGCGCGGGAAGGTCGGGAAGCACAGGGAGGCCTCGACGTGGTTGAGGTCCATGTCGAGCAGGCGGGCCTTGGGGTCCCAGCAGCCGCGCCGCATCTCCTCGCGGGTGATGCCCTCCAGGGTCATGTCGTCGCGGTCGAAGCCGACGGCGGCGATGTTGCGCTTGTACGGGAACTTCAGGTCCTCGTAGATCCACCAGTCGGTCGGCGGGCCGTCGGGGTCCATGGTGATGACGTACTTGCCGCCGGTGTAGGCGAGCTCGCCGA harbors:
- a CDS encoding ATP-binding protein, translating into MQVLQVQLEVGPDPAEVGRARRWARSRLAWSGIEDDEPLAETLILLISELVTNAVVHTGCPAVLRMLFGEPGVRVEVADASGRAPARRQAAGDDTGGRGLELVDGLADRWGWQPEGAGKRIWCEVDRAEKAAADLASQGPRDRTPAEAPDRAPAHTPAGLPTRPPMHAANHDPIHNSIREPHVYL
- a CDS encoding acyl-CoA dehydrogenase family protein → MDFQPTQDQRDLRAGVRDLLEGRYGREELRASVDRAARTGRSVDRSLWRELGAAGFFALRLPEKEGGVGLGLPEAVLVFEEAGRALLPGPLVATHLAAGAVAGAAEGEAVVTALDLDGALVAHLGESDAVLGLPGLPAGEPVRSADPLTPLARVSLPRDPRADAARAGFRDEGALLTAALQLGSALRTVELAVRYAGEREQFGQPIGGFQAVKHLCAQMLVRAEVARTAVYAAAVTGDAGEAAAAKLLADAAAVRNARDCLQVHGGMGFTWEADVHLHLKRAWVRAEQWRTAAQAEEVLAAELLAEALLAEATPG
- a CDS encoding amidohydrolase family protein, with translation MELPRIISVDDHVIEPAHLFDVWLPAKYRDRGPKALTAGIGELAYTGGKYVITMDPDGPPTDWWIYEDLKFPYKRNIAAVGFDRDDMTLEGITREEMRRGCWDPKARLLDMDLNHVEASLCFPTFPRFCGQTFAEAHDKEVALACVRAYNDWMVEEWCGDSGGRLIPLCIIPLWDIDLAVVEIRRNAARGVRAVTFSEIPTHLGLPSIHSGYWDPFFAVCQETGTVVNMHIGSSSQMPAASPDAPPAVQAALSFNNAMASMMDFLFSGVLVKFPTLKLAYSEGQMGWIPYALERADDVWQEHRAWGGVKDLIPEPPSTYYYRQMFCCFFRDKHGIASLDVVGRDNATFETDYPHVDSTFPHTKEVALDHVKGLDEETVYKLMRGNAIRMLGLDFDKDRRTGR
- a CDS encoding acyl-CoA dehydrogenase, whose product is MDLTHTEEEQEFRARLRAWLAEVLPQLPPRPSPDDWPGRRTYDAGWQRLLYDAGYAGLHWPVDAGGRGATPTQHLIFLEETERAGAPYVGANFVGLLHAGPTVAAEGTAEQRARWLPPVLRGDEMWCQGFSEPDAGSDLASLRTRAVRDGDEYVITGSKIWTSHAEVADWCELLVRTRPVSEDVPKHRGISWLAMPMDAPGVTVRPLRTLAGSTEFAEMFLDEVRVPVANRVGAENDGWRVTMVTLSFERGTAFVGEVVACRRTLGELARTAKANGRWDDPVLRRRLGRLYGEFGALWRLTQWNVSESERSGGVPGIGGSVFKLAYSHARQELYDTAAEVLGAESLSLEEEWTLDRLSSLSYTIAAGTSQIQQNIVAERILGLPKGR